In Thalassococcus sp. S3, the sequence ACCCGATCCCACGCGACCGCCGCCTGCCCAAGGCGACCGATCTGCCCAAGACGATTGATCTGGGCGACCTGAAGGTCAAACCGCTGCCCGAAGGCCGTGGCGGCGCCGAGATTACGGCACCCGTGACACCATCGACGGACGTCACAATCGGCGGCAAGCTGGGTGAGCCCGCGTCGGTCGGTGTCTCGCAAGATGCCGGTCCCCTTGGCGTCACCATCAAGCGCGATCTGTCAGGTCCCCCAAACACGCGCGGAGAGGTGGAAGCCACACTTGGCGATAAGGAGGACGTCAATCTGAAGGGCACGGTCGAGATCAATCCCTCTGCCGACAACAAGGTCCGCGGGTCGGCCACGTTGACCGTACCACTGGGCGATAACCTTTCGGTCGAAGGGTCGGTCAAAGAAAGCGCCGATGGCAAATCCGCGTCGGGTGAAGCGGTCATTCTCTATCGTAAGTAGTGGGCGCATCTGCCATTTGCCTTCCAGTGCAGTGCAAGGCGCGGAAGGCAAATGGCGGCTTGCAGATATTCGTTGGTAAATTCCGCAAGACAATTCTTTTGTATATTAGCGACGTACAATTCATTCCCCGCTGCAATACAGGCAAAAATCCGCCGTAATTTCCACAATTGAGAACATCGTTTCAAAAATGCTCTAACAGTTACCTGCGCTGTGTTAAGTATACGCAAACGCGGGCGATAATTCAGCAATAGACTGAGGCCGCCCACAGGCACGAGGCAGTGAAATGTATATCAGGCTCGCCGTTTGCGGAGCGCTATGCGCTTTGTTGATCGGGTGTGATCGCACGGACCCCAATTCCGACAGGCAATCCCAAGCCGATCTGGAAGACTGGAGAGCCCGGACAATCCTGGGCGGTTCGGACCCCGCAAGGGTCGACCGACGGGAGGGCCGCATCTTCGGAGCCCGTCGTCAGCGCAATGACAGCGCGTCTCTTTTCCCAGGCCGTCAGCCCATTGTGCGGCAAAGCGAATTTGCCGACGAAGACGGCGCCGCCCTGGTCGATCTGAACCTCATAGACGTGTCGATCGAAGATGCAGCAAAAGCCTTTATCGGCGACCTGCTCGACGAGAATTACATGGTCGATCCTTTGGTCAGCGGCACCATCAACCTCGAATCCGCGCGCCCGGTCACCCGCACGACGGCCATCGAGGCTTTTGAAATCGCGTTGCGCCAGAACAATGCAGTACTGGTCCGACGCAACGAAATTTTCACCATCGTTCCCGTGACCGCCGACCTCGCTATCAGTACCTCGACAGCGCGCGACGTTCTTCCCGGCTATACCCTGCGCGTTATTCCACTGCGCAACATTGGCGCGCAGGAAATGGCGGCCATTCTTGAGCCTTTTGCACAGGATGGAATTGTCGGTATTGATGCGCAACGCAATATTCTTGTGTTGGCGGGAACGTCGGCGGATCAAAGAAGCTGGCAGGACACGATCAACAGTTTCGATGTCGACTGGCTGGCCAATCGGTCCGTTGGACTTTTTCCGATCCGGGGCCGCTCTGCCCAATCCATCGTAAACGGGCTGGAGCGTGTGGTTGAATCCGACGAAGACTTTCGTCCTTTGGTCGTGTTTGAGGTCATACCCGAAAACAATTCAATTTTGGCCGTGGCGAAAACACCCCGCGCCCTGGAGAACATCGCCGTCTGGATCAAGCGGCTTACGCAAGACAGCACAAATGACGCCCAGATCTACTCGTATGACATGCGCTATGCGCGCGCCGAAGACATCGCGCCCACCTTGTCACAGATCCTTGGCATCGCGGTTGAAACTTCGCAAGCGGTGGAAGAACCGGATGATGCTGCCGTTCTTTTCGCCCGCACGAGCAACGACCAAAACGCCACCCGCGTAGTTGCGAGTGCGGCCAACAATACGCTCCTGATCCGGGCCACACACGACGAATATGAACGTGTTCTGGGAATTCTGCACCGTCTTGACGTACCCCCGCGCCAAGTCCTGGTTGAAGCAACTATTCTTGAGGTGTCGCTGGACGACAACCTCAGATACGGGGTCCAGTACTTCTTTGAAGGGGGCGACGGTACGATTGGTCTGACACGCGGCAGGCGTGCGACGATCAGCCCGGAACGACCCGGTTTCAGCCTGACGCTTGGCGTGCCGGCCAACGTGATCATCGACGCGCTCGACGATGTGACGGAGGTCAACGTCGTATCCTCCCCCAACCTGATGATCCTGAACAACGAAGCAGCGCGTCTGGTGGTCGGTGACCAGGTGCCGATCGCCACGCAGCGCGCCAATGACCGCTTTGCCGAAACGGGCATCGCTGTCGAAACGGTCGAGTTCCGCGACACCGGTGTGATTTTCGACGTCACGCCCCGGATCAACTCTTCAGGCACCGTGGTTCTGGACATTCAACAGGAAGTCAGCTCCGTCGGCCCGAGATCGGGGGAGTCGCTGACGCCTACCATCTCTCAGCGGGTCGTGTCGTCCTCGATCGCCGTCGATACCGGAGAGACCATCGTGCTGGGCGGTCTTTTTTCCAAGGAAAACAGTCTTGGCAATAGCGGAATACCCGGTCTAAAAAACATCCCCGTCGCCGGCAATCTCTTTGGGCGCACGAACAAGCGGTCGCGGCAAACCGAGCTTTTGGTCCTGATCACGCCAAAGATCGTGAACAATCCGATGGATGCAAGGCAGGTCACGTCGCAGTTAAGGTCGCGCATCGAAGCTTTTGACGTCGATGACGCCACGCTCCAAGCGAGGATCCGGCCCATGCGCACGGAAAACTCCGCCTTGATCGAAGCGCAGGGAACGGACGGTTAGCCCGGGCCTTATCCTTCTGGAAGCTGTCCAAGGTGGATTGCGCGGGCAACCTCTCCGTAAAGATCAGACGGGACAAGCTGTCCGGGGGCGCATTTGCTTGCCAACGTGTCGGCCAAAGTGGTGCTGTAATAGAAAGGAGTTGCCCGTTCAAAAGCGGATCGCATGTTCTTCAACGCCGTCTGGTTGGCTGAGCGGGACACGACCACCGGGATCGGCGTATCGCCTTCGACGTAGCGAATGCCGATGGCGCGTTTCTCGTGATAGATCACAAGGGTCGCTTGTTTGATCCCGAGCTTCTGCGCCGGGCCCTGGCTCATCTCCCTGCGCAGGCGGTTTTGCTCTTGCTTTATCTCGGGCGATCCGTGGATGTTTTTCTGTTCCATCTTTGTCTCCGTTTTGGTCATTTTCTGCTGGTCGAGGAAAAGGTGCTTTTGAACCGGCATATCCAGCGCGCCGATGACAAGAACGATGGCCGCCATCGCAAACAGCAGCATCTGGGTGAGCGCATGAATGGCCACCAACGTGCAGTCGAGCCCGCACGGCGGAAGATGGATCAGCGTCCCGACAGCGCCGTTCGAGATCACCCAGCACGTCGCACCCAGCAGAACGAGCTTGAGCAGGGTCTTCACAAAGGCGACGATGGCCATCTTCCCGAAGATGCGCTTCACTCCGGCGATGGGCGACAGGTTCTGCAAACGCGGCGTCAGCGGGTCGAGCGAGAAGACGATCCCCTGATTGACGACGATCTTGCCAATGATCAATTGACCAACGATCGCGGCCAGGAGCGGGATCAGCAGGTTCATCGCGACGTTGAGATAAGCGATGGCCAATTCCAGAACGACCGCGTCAAAGGGCTCACTGGCACTGGCGGTCGTCACCACGATGGTTTCTGCCAGTTCTTCGAAGAGCGCCGGCGCGCGGGCAAGGATCACGGCGATGCCGACAAGAAAGCCCAGACCGATGGAGAGATCCTGATATTGGGCAATTTGTCCCTTGCCGCGCGCATCCTTCAGCTTTTTCGGGGTGGCGGCCTCGGTTTTCTCTTCGCTGCTCATGGCGTCAGCATCCGTTCAAGTTCGAAAAGAACCAGGGCGCGTGTGGGCAAGGCCTCGCGCATGTAGCCCAGAAGAGTGCTGGCATAGGCCAGAATGAAAACAGCAAAGATCAGGTTCTTGAAGGCAGCGCCCGTGCTTTGCCCCACCATGTTGGGCGCAACCTTTCCAAGCCCCGCAACGGAGAGATCGGTGATCAGGAACAGAACGATGAACGGTGCCGCCAACGCCATCGCGGACAAAAACATCAGGTGGATCATCCGGATCAGACCGGAAAAGCTGTCGGTCGTGAAGGCAGGCATGTATCGGTTGAGCGGCCAGATCTCATAGCTGCCGTAAAGCGCACCCACCAGCGTCTCCATCCCGCCGGACGAGACGAAAAGCGCCAATGCGATAAAGCCGAAAAGGGTTCCCGACGCGGTCGCCTGTGACTTGGCGCTTGGGTCGTCGGTGTCCGCGTTCACGATCTCGCGCTGTGTGTCGGTGATATCGCCGGCGGCGCGGATTGCAAAAATGGGTGCACCCATGAAAAGGCCCATCAGCGCGCCCACCGCGGCTTCTTTGAGAGAAAAGAAGGCCACCTGCAAAGGGGAGCTGAGATCGAGGTTCAGCATGTCCACGCTCATCGGTGCCTGAAGCGGCAAGGCAAGTGCGATGGCAATGGCGCCTTTGGTCGTCCGCCCCAGCTGCACGCGGGTGAAAAGCGGAAAGACAAGCATCAGCCCGTATATGCGCCCCGACAGCAGGGCAATCGCGCCGATCGGCCCCCAAATCGCTTGCGAGAGCTCGTTGAGAAGATCGAAATCGAACGCGCTCATCCGGGCCCTCCACCGTTACCGCACCATCTTGGGAAAGTCGCGGAAAAGCGTTTCGGTGAACTCCGACAACGGATAGAGCAGCGACCCTCCGACAGCTGCGTAGACCGCGATGACCACGAACAGTTTGACCGATTGCGGCAGGGTCTGATCCTGGATTTGCGTGGCGGTCTGCAGGATCCCGATGAGAAGCCCGCCAATGATCGCGGCCCCCAGAGGGATGCCGATAGCCACAAGAAATATCGAAAGCGCTTCGAAAATCGGAGCGAAAAGGGTCGAGCCGCCCATCATTGCGCTCCGGCATAGCTGGTGAGCAGTCCGGTCAGGATAAGCGTCCATCCTTCCACGGAGACAAAGAGAAAGAGCTTGAACGGCGTCGAGATGATGCTGGGGGTCACCTGCGACATCCCCATGGCCATCAGGATCGTGGTGACAATCAGATCGACGGTGACAAAGGGCAGATAAATCAGGAAACCGATCTCAAAGGCCCGCCTGAGCTCGGCCATCAGAAAGGACGGGACGAGGATGACCAGTTGATCCGGCGCCGCGCTCAGATCGGCGTCAGCTGGCCAGGCCTGCTGCGCGGCAGAGACGAAAAAGGCCCGCTCCTGTTCCGTCGTCAACGCCATCATGAAGTCACGCAGCGGCACCTGCGCGCGCTGAAAGGCGGCGACCCAGGTGTCGAATGACGTAAAATCCGTCCCGCCTGCCTGGATTTCCGTGATCATCGCGCTGGCAACCGGCGCGCCCACGAAACCCGTCAGCGCAAGCGCGATGGTGTAAAGCACGATGTTGGGCGGAGTTTGCTGGACGCCAAGGGCGCTGCGCAGAATGAAAAGAACGACGGCAACCTTCACGAAGGAGGTCGTTGCAAGCACGACAAAGGGCATCATGCCAAGACCCAGAAGGATCGTCAGCATGGTCAGGATCGTTGGACCCTGGTCACCCATGGTCGCAGAGACGAACGATCTGGACGGCGACCGTATCGCCGATCTGGACCAGCGCCCCCCGGGCAATCCGCCGACCGTTGGCCAGCAGCGCCACATCGTCCAGCGACAGATCCGGAAGGTCGATCAGCTGACCCGGGCCTAACCGGTCAAGCTCGTTTATGGTCAAGCCGACACGGGCCACCTCGATCCGCAAGGTGACGGTAATGTCCTCGATCATACCGGTCGGCAGGCTCAGGTCCGCCTCGTCCTCGGTTGATATCTCAGATAGCTGTTCCATGCTCCAGGTCTCCTCAACGACAAGCTGCCCCGCCTCAATCCTAACCGGCGCGCACCAGCCCTGCAGGCAAAGCAACCCTTGGTTCGGATGGATCGCCCTTTGGGGAAGGATGACATCCTGCACTTTAAGCCCCCGCAGATCCGCAACCGGGATCCGGCAGCACCCGATTTCGAGACTGGGGAAAACCGGGATACGGTCCTTGGCCGTCCCAATCCGATTTGGTCTGGATCGCTTGAAGATCTCTGCAAGCGCACGGGGCGTGTCGCAGATCAGCCTGGTGCTGACTGTCAGGCTCTCGAGCTGGAACGCTATGCCTTCCACCAGGGACTGATCGGGGGGGTCTGATACCCCGACACAGGTGGTGTGGGACATCGCCTTCGACTCAACACCGGTCAGAAGACGGTCGAAAGCTACGTCAATCGTGTGCGCGGCCGTCAGTGGGTCCGACAGGCTCTTCAAGGCCGCCCGCCCGCCTTGGCGCATCACCGCGCCGCGCACGAGGCGCCAGGGCACATAAAACCCAAGCTCGATGCCCGAGGCCGAAAAGCGCAGGCGACAGGTCTCGGCAACGGGATGGAGGCCCGGCCTGAGCGACGCGAAGACCTCCAATTCGTAAATCTGTGAGAGGATGTCGCTCAGCACCGAAACACGGGATGCCCGGATTGCGGTCTCCGCGCTCTGGCCCGGCGTCTGCTGTGTCAGACGGAGCGGAACCGGCTCGCCGAAAGGGAGGCTGGCATGCATCATCACGGGCTGCTCCATGACTGATATTGTTCGGCAAGCGCATCATCGGCAGCGTTGGCCCTTCGGCGGCTCAGCCGGCGGCGTTCCGGTTTGACCGATGTGTCGTAAAACTGGGCGATGGCCTCAGCGGCCCGGCGGGCGGCCTGTTCTTCGATCTGCGCGCGCTCAAGCGCCTCGCTCGCCTCAGACAGCGCGTCGATGCTTTCTCGAAGCTGATCGGCAGCCCTTATGACGGTCTGCTGTATCGCTTCCAGCCTCAGGGCAATTCCATGGAACCGCCCGTCCGCCAGCGGTTGACCCGGCAAAGCGCGGTAGAGTTCCGCTTCGGCCTCCTGTGCCTCCCGCCGGGATATATCCAATTTCTGTCGGTCCTCCGCAGCGACTTGGCTTTGTTTCAGCATGCGCCGCCTTTGGCGCGCCACGGCCCGCTGCGCCTGTTCCGCGCGCCGGATCTTGAGCCGCTTTAGCTGGTCAGCAGTCTCGATAGTCGCCTCAGACATCGACATTGTTCGAGTTGCCCTCCGCCAGTTGCGACATGATTTGCGCCAGTTGGTCTCTGGTGTCGGAAAACGCCTGCGGCATGTTCGCGTCCTGAACCAGAAAGGCGCGGATCGCGGGATAGAGCGCGATGGCCCGATCGGCGACAGGATCCGAACCAGCCTCGTACTCGCCGCAGCGCACCAGAAACTCCACGTCGCGATACGCCGCCAGCATGCGCCGCAGATCGGCGGCTTCTGTCACATGCTCACGGCTCACAACCGCATCCATCAGGCGGCTTCGGCTCCGCAGCAGATCAATGGCCGGATAGTGATTTTCACGGGCCAGCTCTGCGGACAGAACCAGATGACCATCGAGGATCCCGCGCACCTCTTCGGCAACGGGATCATCCTCGCCATCGCCTTCCACGAGCACCGTATAAAAAGCGGTGATCGTGCCCTTCGCCGCCGGGCCCGCACGCTCTAAAAGGTCAGGCAAGCCCGAAAAGGTCGACACTGGAAAGCCCCGCCGTACCGGGGCCTCACCTGCGGCGAGGCCCACCTCCCGCTGCGCCCGAGCAAAGCGGGTCAGGCTGTCGATCAGCAGCAGGACGTTCTGCCCCTGGTCCCTAAAGTATTCTGCCACGGATGTCGCGGCATAGGCGGCGAGCATACGTTCTCCGGCAGGCCGGTCCGAGGTCGACGCCACAATGACGCCGCGCCTGCGGGCGGTATCATCAAGCTGATGTTCAAAAAATTCCCGAACCTCCCGGCCGCGTTCGCCTATCATGCCAATGACGCAGGTCTGGGCGGTGCATCCCTTCACGATAGAGGCCATGAGCGTCGATTTTCCGCCGCCCGCCTCGCCGAAAATACCCACGCGCTGTCCGATAGCGGTGGTTGCGACGGCATCGATGGACCGGACACCCACGGGAAAGGGTTTATCAATGACGGGCCGGCTCATCGGGTCTGGCGCGGCGGCATGTGC encodes:
- the gspD gene encoding type II secretion system secretin GspD; the encoded protein is MYIRLAVCGALCALLIGCDRTDPNSDRQSQADLEDWRARTILGGSDPARVDRREGRIFGARRQRNDSASLFPGRQPIVRQSEFADEDGAALVDLNLIDVSIEDAAKAFIGDLLDENYMVDPLVSGTINLESARPVTRTTAIEAFEIALRQNNAVLVRRNEIFTIVPVTADLAISTSTARDVLPGYTLRVIPLRNIGAQEMAAILEPFAQDGIVGIDAQRNILVLAGTSADQRSWQDTINSFDVDWLANRSVGLFPIRGRSAQSIVNGLERVVESDEDFRPLVVFEVIPENNSILAVAKTPRALENIAVWIKRLTQDSTNDAQIYSYDMRYARAEDIAPTLSQILGIAVETSQAVEEPDDAAVLFARTSNDQNATRVVASAANNTLLIRATHDEYERVLGILHRLDVPPRQVLVEATILEVSLDDNLRYGVQYFFEGGDGTIGLTRGRRATISPERPGFSLTLGVPANVIIDALDDVTEVNVVSSPNLMILNNEAARLVVGDQVPIATQRANDRFAETGIAVETVEFRDTGVIFDVTPRINSSGTVVLDIQQEVSSVGPRSGESLTPTISQRVVSSSIAVDTGETIVLGGLFSKENSLGNSGIPGLKNIPVAGNLFGRTNKRSRQTELLVLITPKIVNNPMDARQVTSQLRSRIEAFDVDDATLQARIRPMRTENSALIEAQGTDG
- a CDS encoding EscU/YscU/HrcU family type III secretion system export apparatus switch protein, with amino-acid sequence MSSEEKTEAATPKKLKDARGKGQIAQYQDLSIGLGFLVGIAVILARAPALFEELAETIVVTTASASEPFDAVVLELAIAYLNVAMNLLIPLLAAIVGQLIIGKIVVNQGIVFSLDPLTPRLQNLSPIAGVKRIFGKMAIVAFVKTLLKLVLLGATCWVISNGAVGTLIHLPPCGLDCTLVAIHALTQMLLFAMAAIVLVIGALDMPVQKHLFLDQQKMTKTETKMEQKNIHGSPEIKQEQNRLRREMSQGPAQKLGIKQATLVIYHEKRAIGIRYVEGDTPIPVVVSRSANQTALKNMRSAFERATPFYYSTTLADTLASKCAPGQLVPSDLYGEVARAIHLGQLPEG
- a CDS encoding EscT/YscT/HrcT family type III secretion system export apparatus protein, with amino-acid sequence MSAFDFDLLNELSQAIWGPIGAIALLSGRIYGLMLVFPLFTRVQLGRTTKGAIAIALALPLQAPMSVDMLNLDLSSPLQVAFFSLKEAAVGALMGLFMGAPIFAIRAAGDITDTQREIVNADTDDPSAKSQATASGTLFGFIALALFVSSGGMETLVGALYGSYEIWPLNRYMPAFTTDSFSGLIRMIHLMFLSAMALAAPFIVLFLITDLSVAGLGKVAPNMVGQSTGAAFKNLIFAVFILAYASTLLGYMREALPTRALVLFELERMLTP
- a CDS encoding YtrH family sporulation protein, producing the protein MGGSTLFAPIFEALSIFLVAIGIPLGAAIIGGLLIGILQTATQIQDQTLPQSVKLFVVIAVYAAVGGSLLYPLSEFTETLFRDFPKMVR
- the sctR gene encoding type III secretion system export apparatus subunit SctR codes for the protein MGDQGPTILTMLTILLGLGMMPFVVLATTSFVKVAVVLFILRSALGVQQTPPNIVLYTIALALTGFVGAPVASAMITEIQAGGTDFTSFDTWVAAFQRAQVPLRDFMMALTTEQERAFFVSAAQQAWPADADLSAAPDQLVILVPSFLMAELRRAFEIGFLIYLPFVTVDLIVTTILMAMGMSQVTPSIISTPFKLFLFVSVEGWTLILTGLLTSYAGAQ
- the sctQ gene encoding type III secretion system cytoplasmic ring protein SctQ; the protein is MEQPVMMHASLPFGEPVPLRLTQQTPGQSAETAIRASRVSVLSDILSQIYELEVFASLRPGLHPVAETCRLRFSASGIELGFYVPWRLVRGAVMRQGGRAALKSLSDPLTAAHTIDVAFDRLLTGVESKAMSHTTCVGVSDPPDQSLVEGIAFQLESLTVSTRLICDTPRALAEIFKRSRPNRIGTAKDRIPVFPSLEIGCCRIPVADLRGLKVQDVILPQRAIHPNQGLLCLQGWCAPVRIEAGQLVVEETWSMEQLSEISTEDEADLSLPTGMIEDITVTLRIEVARVGLTINELDRLGPGQLIDLPDLSLDDVALLANGRRIARGALVQIGDTVAVQIVRLCDHG
- a CDS encoding FliI/YscN family ATPase; this encodes MTGAQFLSEISERLERHQPRRPLGQVTAVRGTVVHAHVPHGRIGAICELLDDAGEMLIEGQIVGFSGDTAILSPLGSLTGIGPQTMVRPCGEGLTLRAGPDLLGRVVDARLTPIDGAGPISGSGRDVSAHAAAPDPMSRPVIDKPFPVGVRSIDAVATTAIGQRVGIFGEAGGGKSTLMASIVKGCTAQTCVIGMIGERGREVREFFEHQLDDTARRRGVIVASTSDRPAGERMLAAYAATSVAEYFRDQGQNVLLLIDSLTRFARAQREVGLAAGEAPVRRGFPVSTFSGLPDLLERAGPAAKGTITAFYTVLVEGDGEDDPVAEEVRGILDGHLVLSAELARENHYPAIDLLRSRSRLMDAVVSREHVTEAADLRRMLAAYRDVEFLVRCGEYEAGSDPVADRAIALYPAIRAFLVQDANMPQAFSDTRDQLAQIMSQLAEGNSNNVDV